A single Musa acuminata AAA Group cultivar baxijiao chromosome BXJ2-1, Cavendish_Baxijiao_AAA, whole genome shotgun sequence DNA region contains:
- the LOC103995389 gene encoding transcription factor bHLH48, protein MEPRGSSGVGSGNSGTYTPEIAESLRFEEEIQSLIDPSFDASSAAGGSFTALLGLPANQAVELLHHPGPGEPPASAATDTLHLAFGCSSTFVERAARFSVFATDDSPASSSGGGLSPGLKAEPPDSDSPPTLPAPAGKPRRPSKRKECEKSKAKAVAKKSKSAEENTSAAKPAAEENTSGDMLPYVHVRARRGQATDSHSLAERARREKINARMKLLQELVPGCSKITGTALVLDEIINHVQSLQRQVEFLSMKLAAVNPRIDFSGLDHILSAECGPLAVASGCGGGASDPAIWASDTAASTGGIRRMPAPPQIWHLDVVHPQQSSTVWENNGVAHPHFLLSPATSLVGYDPASSVPLNSNRLKTEL, encoded by the exons ATGGAGCCAAGGGGGAGCTCCGGCGTTGGATCCGGGAATTCCGGCACTTACACGCCGGAAATCGCCGAGTCGCTTCGCTTCGAGGAGGAGATCCAGAGCCTCATCGACCCGAGCTTCGACGCCTCATCGGCGGCTGGCGGCTCCTTCACTGCGCTCCTCGGCCTCCCCGCCAACCAGGCCGTGGAGCTCCTCCACCATCCAGGGCCCGGTGAACCCCCCGCCTCCGCCGCGACGGATACTCTCCATCTCGCGTTCGGTTGCTCCTCCACCTTCGTGGAGCGCGCCGCCAGGTTCTCGGTCTTCGCCACCGACGACTCCCCGGCGTCGAGCTCCGGCGGGGGTCTCTCGCCTGGACTCAAGGCAGAGCCCCCGGACTCCGATTCGCCGCCGACCCTCCCGGCCCCCGCCGGGAAGCCTCGGCGGCCGTCGAAGAGGAAGGAGTGCGAGAAGAGCAAG GCGAAGGCCGTCGCGAAGAAGAGCAAGAGCGCGGAGGAGAATACCTCTGCGGCGAAGCCCGCTGCTGAGGAGAACACCAGCGGCGACATGCTCCCTTACGTTCACGTCCGTGCTCGTCGAGGACAAGCCACCGATAGCCACAGCTTGGCGGAGAGG GCGCGGAGGGAAAAAATAAATGCGCGGATGAAGCTTCTGCAGGAGCTGGTCCCGGGCTGCAGCAAG ATAACAGGTACGGCATTGGTGCTCGATGAAATTATCAACCATGTCCAGTCTCTGCAAAGACAAGTCGAG TTCCTGTCGATGAAACTAGCGGCGGTCAACCCAAGGATCGACTTTAGCGGCCTCGACCACATACTATCGGCAGAG TGTGGACCGCTGGCGGTGGCCAGCGGGTGTGGCGGAGGGGCCTCGGACCCCGCCATTTGGGCGTCAGACACGGCCGCATCCACTGGCGGAATACGGCGGATGCCGGCGCCGCCGCAGATTTGGCACCTCGATGTGGTGCACCCCCAGCAATCGTCGACGGTGTGGGAGAACAATGGCGTCGCACATCCCCACTTCCTCCTTAGCCCTGCGACCTCACTTGTTGGTTATGACCCTGCCAGTTCCG
- the LOC135598689 gene encoding ras-related protein RGP1-like codes for MSLGSSSSRNHYGEFNQKIDYVFKVVLIGDSAVGKSQLLARFSRNEFSIDSKATIGVEFQTRTITIDHKTIKAQIWDTAGQERYRAVTSAYYRGAVGAMLVYDITKRQSFDHMTRWLEELRGHTDRNIVIMLIGNKSDLGTLRAVPIDDAKEFAQRENLFFMETSALEATNVESAFLTVLTDIYRITSKKSLVANDGSDSTGNSSLLKGTEIVVPGQEPSSGTKSTCCGST; via the exons ATGTCGTTGGGGAGTAGCAGCAGCCGGAACCACTACGGGGAGTTCAACCAGAAGATCGACTACGTGTTCAAGGTGGTGCTGATTGGGGACTCGGCGGTGGGCAAGTCGCAGCTGCTCGCCCGCTTCTcccgcaacgagttcagcatcgaCTCCAAGGCTACCATCGGCGTCGAGTTCCAGACCCGCACCATCACCATCGACCACAAGACCATCAAGGCCCAGATCTGGGACACCGCCGGCCAAGAGAG GTACCGAGCAGTAACAAGTGCTTACTACAGAGGCGCAGTGGGGGCAATGTTGGTCTATGATATCACGAAACGACAGTCGTTTGACCATATGACGAGATGGCTGGAGGAACTACGGGGGCACACTGATAGAAACATTGTGATAATGCTCATTGGAAATAAGTCTGATCTCGGAACTCTTCGTGCTGTGCCAATCGACGATGCCAAGGAGTTCGCCCAGCGCGAGAATCTCTTTTTCATGGAGACTTCCGCTCTTGAGGCCACTAATGTTGAGAGTGCTTTTCTAACCGTGCTCACTGATATCTATCGGATCACGAGCAAGAAATCCCTTGTTGCTAATGATGGGTCTGACTCTACTGGAAACTCAAGCCTGCTCAAAGGAACCGAGATAGTAGTCCCTGGTCAGGAGCCTTCGAGTGGGACTAAATCTACGTGTTGTGGGTCTACATAG
- the LOC135598690 gene encoding uncharacterized protein LOC135598690 isoform X2: MVEDQVEPSIAAASSPPSSGAPTPTAAGGSLQLLLRPRREPFEHGLLPIPKLIFSDGTLTLAALADKLLRRSIPSPHRVDATSLADALQISLDYARLALDTLASVLPSEPDPDGTADVHVLVLFLCIQSYKRLVPRPHKDSAAIADVWPSTSAFDGYLSALSPIQLVRSNSRRFMPSQADEEAHQLSYLQKHMANIVTLLAESVEGEGDESLVLTMERFEHLGFLLHFSEGIPLTQAAPFFANSDPDMPAVPVSAGQVHDWIVQNIVASLEHNAEKVLAKENGMQNSSDLDVPMADACLSHTRVQSSSLPPGTSVSSNSAYSTSTTFVEGVSKSSVVKQPCDIKGHSIKVLNCHDSVIYILAPLRYATIYGCSDATIVLGAIGKAVRVEHCERVQVIVAAKRICIANCRECVFYLGVNQQPLIVGDNHKLQVAPFNTFYSQLEEHLAQVGVDSSVNRWDEPLVLGMVDPHDSLSHPAGISDVQAESATCVDPDQFTSFLIPNWFGADLPQSTKDNPFPLPEIYGASQQKKKSNLIDIQQAIRNVHLDENRERELTSALHVHFKDWLYASGNIRQLYCLQAD, encoded by the exons atGGTCGAAGACCAGGTGGAGCCCTCGATCGCCGCCGCCTCGTCTCCTCCCTCCTCCGGCGCGCCCACCCCCACTGCCGCCGGAGGCTCCCTTCAGTTGCTCCTCCGCCCTCGACGCGAGCCCTTCGAGCACGGCCTCCTTCCTATCCCCAAGCTCATTTTCTCAGACGGCACCCTAACCCTAGCGGCTCTTGCCGACAAGCTTCTCCGCAGATCCATCCCCTCTCCACACCGCGTCGACGCCACCAGCCTCGCTGATGCGCTACAGATCTCGCTCGACTACGCTCGCCTTGCCCTCGACACCCTTGCCTCCGTCCTACCTTCCGAACCTGATCCTGACGGGACTGCCGACGTGCACGTTCTTGTTCTCTTCCTCTGCATCCAGTCTTACAAGCGGTTGGTCCCCCGTCCGCACAAGGACTCGGCTGCTATTGCTGATGTCTGGCCCTCGACATCAGCCTTCGATGGCTACCTCTCTGCCCTGTCACCAATTCAG CTTGTACGCAGTAACAGTCGTCGTTTTATGCCTTCACAAGCAGATGAAGAAGCTCATCAGTTATCATACTTACAGAAGCATATGGCCAATATTGTTACCCTTTTGGCAGAGTCTGTTGAAGGGGAGGGCGATGAGTCTCTG GTTTTGACAATGGAAAGATTTGAACACCTTGGTTTCCTCCTCCATTTCTCCGAAGGAATTCCATTGACCCAAGCAGCTCCTTTTTTTGCTAATTCAGATCCAGACATGCCTGCTGTTCCTGTTTCTGCTGGCCAAGTCCATGATTGGATTGTTCAAAACATAGTTGCTTCGTTGGAACATAATGCTGAAAAGGTATTAGCAAAGGAAAACGGAATGCAGAATTCTTCAGACTTGGATGTGCCTATGGCTGATGCCTGCTTAAGTCATACAAGAGTCCAAAGCAGCAGCTTGCCTCCTGGCACCTCTGTGTCTTCTAATTCAGCGTACTCTACGAGTACAACTTTTGTCGAGGGTGTGTCAAAATCTTCAGTGGTGAAGCAGCCATGTGATATTAAAGGGCATTCCATAAAG GTGTTAAATTGCCATGATTCAGTGATATACATATTGGCACCCTTGAGATATGCGACGATTTATGGGTGTTCTGATGCAACTATTGTTCTTGGTGCCATTGGTAAG GCTGTTAGAGTGGAGCATTGTGAAAGGGTACAGGTTATTGTAGCTGCAAAGCGCATTTGCATTGCAAACTGTAGAGAATGTGTGTTTTATTTGGGGGTTAATCAACAACCTCTTATTGTTGGAGATAATCATAAATTAcaa GTTGCACCATTTAATACCTTTTACTCACAATTGGAAGAGCACTTAGCTCAAGTCGGTGTTGATTCAAGTGTCAATCGATGGGATGAACCCTTGGTGCTGGGAATGGTTGATCCTCATGATTCTTTGTCTCACCCTGCAGGGATCTCAGATGTTCAAGCTGAGTCAGCCACATGTGTTGATCCTGATCAATTTACTAGTTTCTTG attccaaactggtttggagccgacTTACCACAATCTACAAAAGATAACCCATTTCCACTGCCTGAAATATATGGAGCATCCCAGCAGAAGAAG AAGTCAAATTTGATTGATATTCAACAAGCTATCAGGAATGTGCATCTTGATGAGAACCGGGAGCGAGAATTAACATCTGCCCTACATGTACATTTTAAAGACTGGTTATATG CTTCGGGGAATATTCGCCAGCTATATTGTCTACAAGCTGATTGA
- the LOC135598690 gene encoding uncharacterized protein LOC135598690 isoform X1, with product MVEDQVEPSIAAASSPPSSGAPTPTAAGGSLQLLLRPRREPFEHGLLPIPKLIFSDGTLTLAALADKLLRRSIPSPHRVDATSLADALQISLDYARLALDTLASVLPSEPDPDGTADVHVLVLFLCIQSYKRLVPRPHKDSAAIADVWPSTSAFDGYLSALSPIQLVRSNSRRFMPSQADEEAHQLSYLQKHMANIVTLLAESVEGEGDESLVLTMERFEHLGFLLHFSEGIPLTQAAPFFANSDPDMPAVPVSAGQVHDWIVQNIVASLEHNAEKVLAKENGMQNSSDLDVPMADACLSHTRVQSSSLPPGTSVSSNSAYSTSTTFVEGVSKSSVVKQPCDIKGHSIKVLNCHDSVIYILAPLRYATIYGCSDATIVLGAIGKAVRVEHCERVQVIVAAKRICIANCRECVFYLGVNQQPLIVGDNHKLQVAPFNTFYSQLEEHLAQVGVDSSVNRWDEPLVLGMVDPHDSLSHPAGISDVQAESATCVDPDQFTSFLIPNWFGADLPQSTKDNPFPLPEIYGASQQKKLRGIFASYIVYKLIEMLKCLIAGGSLCPLHSLQNNKRFFPSQIRPHMLYKFFDMYCNWHPL from the exons atGGTCGAAGACCAGGTGGAGCCCTCGATCGCCGCCGCCTCGTCTCCTCCCTCCTCCGGCGCGCCCACCCCCACTGCCGCCGGAGGCTCCCTTCAGTTGCTCCTCCGCCCTCGACGCGAGCCCTTCGAGCACGGCCTCCTTCCTATCCCCAAGCTCATTTTCTCAGACGGCACCCTAACCCTAGCGGCTCTTGCCGACAAGCTTCTCCGCAGATCCATCCCCTCTCCACACCGCGTCGACGCCACCAGCCTCGCTGATGCGCTACAGATCTCGCTCGACTACGCTCGCCTTGCCCTCGACACCCTTGCCTCCGTCCTACCTTCCGAACCTGATCCTGACGGGACTGCCGACGTGCACGTTCTTGTTCTCTTCCTCTGCATCCAGTCTTACAAGCGGTTGGTCCCCCGTCCGCACAAGGACTCGGCTGCTATTGCTGATGTCTGGCCCTCGACATCAGCCTTCGATGGCTACCTCTCTGCCCTGTCACCAATTCAG CTTGTACGCAGTAACAGTCGTCGTTTTATGCCTTCACAAGCAGATGAAGAAGCTCATCAGTTATCATACTTACAGAAGCATATGGCCAATATTGTTACCCTTTTGGCAGAGTCTGTTGAAGGGGAGGGCGATGAGTCTCTG GTTTTGACAATGGAAAGATTTGAACACCTTGGTTTCCTCCTCCATTTCTCCGAAGGAATTCCATTGACCCAAGCAGCTCCTTTTTTTGCTAATTCAGATCCAGACATGCCTGCTGTTCCTGTTTCTGCTGGCCAAGTCCATGATTGGATTGTTCAAAACATAGTTGCTTCGTTGGAACATAATGCTGAAAAGGTATTAGCAAAGGAAAACGGAATGCAGAATTCTTCAGACTTGGATGTGCCTATGGCTGATGCCTGCTTAAGTCATACAAGAGTCCAAAGCAGCAGCTTGCCTCCTGGCACCTCTGTGTCTTCTAATTCAGCGTACTCTACGAGTACAACTTTTGTCGAGGGTGTGTCAAAATCTTCAGTGGTGAAGCAGCCATGTGATATTAAAGGGCATTCCATAAAG GTGTTAAATTGCCATGATTCAGTGATATACATATTGGCACCCTTGAGATATGCGACGATTTATGGGTGTTCTGATGCAACTATTGTTCTTGGTGCCATTGGTAAG GCTGTTAGAGTGGAGCATTGTGAAAGGGTACAGGTTATTGTAGCTGCAAAGCGCATTTGCATTGCAAACTGTAGAGAATGTGTGTTTTATTTGGGGGTTAATCAACAACCTCTTATTGTTGGAGATAATCATAAATTAcaa GTTGCACCATTTAATACCTTTTACTCACAATTGGAAGAGCACTTAGCTCAAGTCGGTGTTGATTCAAGTGTCAATCGATGGGATGAACCCTTGGTGCTGGGAATGGTTGATCCTCATGATTCTTTGTCTCACCCTGCAGGGATCTCAGATGTTCAAGCTGAGTCAGCCACATGTGTTGATCCTGATCAATTTACTAGTTTCTTG attccaaactggtttggagccgacTTACCACAATCTACAAAAGATAACCCATTTCCACTGCCTGAAATATATGGAGCATCCCAGCAGAAGAAG CTTCGGGGAATATTCGCCAGCTATATTGTCTACAAGCTGATTGAAATGTTAAAATGTTTGATTGCTGGAGGTAGTCTATGCCCACTGCATTCCTTACAAAATAACAAAAGGTTCTTCCCCTCTCAAATTAGACCTCACATGCTTTACAAATTTTTCGATATGTATTGTAACTGGCATCCGCTGTGA
- the LOC135598691 gene encoding enoyl-[acyl-carrier-protein] reductase [NADH] 1, chloroplastic-like, whose translation MGASAAAGLHVVVARPCASSPGRMFMSRTAFSRINLKGASQGLANSSSIFSIRSPCERYSSKYCRVVTRAMSGESEERTAYGLPIDLRGKRAFIAGVADDNGYGWAIAKALAAAGAEILVGTWVPALNIFETSLRRGKFDESRRLPNGSLMHIAKVYPLDAVYDSPEDVPEDVKTNKRYAGSSNWTVKEAAESVKNDFGSIDILVHSLANGPEVTKPLLETSRRGYLAAISASSYSFVSLLQHFLPIMNPGGATVSLTYIASERTIPGYGGGMSSAKAALESDTRVLAFEAGRKGQIRVNTISAGPLGSRAAKAIGFIEKMIDYSYSNAPLQKELLADEVGNTAAFLVSPLASAVTGSVVYVDNGLNTMGLAIDSWALRNTKLGTR comes from the exons ATGGGAGCATCAGCAGCTGCTGGTTTGCATGTGGTGGTAGCAAGGCCTTGCGCCTCTTCTCCTGGGAGAATGTTCATGTCGAGGACTGCATTTTCGAGGATCAACCTGAAAGGAGCCAGTCAAGGATTGGCAAACTCATCAAGCATATTTTCGATCCGATCTCCTTGTGAGAGATACTCATCGAAGTATTGCAGAGTTGTAACCAGGGCAATGTCTGGGGAAAGTGAGGAAAGAACTGCATATGGATTGCCCATTGATCTAAGAG GTAAGCGAGCATTTATTGCTGGAGTGGCTGATGACAATGGCTATGGTTGGGCAATTGCAAAGGCTCTTGCTGCTGCTGGGGCAGAAATTCTTGTTGGTACATGGGTTCCT GCACTGAACATTTTTGAGACAAGCTTAAGGCGTGGCAAGTTTGATGAATCACGCCG ATTGCCAAATGGTTCTCTTATGCATATTGCCAAAGTATATCCTCTTGATGCCGTTTATGATTCTCCCGAGGATGTTCCGGAAGAT GTCAAAACAAACAAACGGTATGCAGGGTCCTCTAATTGGACTGTTAAG GAAGCAGCTGAATCCGTGAAGAATGATTTTGGAAGCATTGATATCCTTGTGCATTCTCTTGCCAATGGACCAGAG GTAACCAAGCCACTTCTGGAGACATCTAGAAGAGGATATCTTGCTGCTATCTCAGCATCAAGTTATTCTTTCGTTTCCTTACTCCAGCACTTCCTTCCAATAATGAATCCAG GGGGTGCTACGGTGTCTCTAACATACATTGCTTCTGAAAGGACCATCCCAGG ATATGGAGGTGGAATGAGTTCAGCAAAAGCAGCCCTGGAGAGTGATACCAGA GTGCTAGCTTTTGAAGCCGGGAGAAAAGGCCAAATCAGAGTAAATACAATATCGGCTG GGCCATTGGGAAGCCGAGCAGCAAAAGCAATTGGATTCATCGAGAAGATGATAGATTACTCGTACTCTAATGCACCATTGCAGAAAGAATTGCTGGCAG ATGAAGTTGGCAACACAGCAGCCTTCTTGGTGTCCCCATTGGCCTCAGCAGTGACTGGTTCTGTTGTCTATGTGGATAATGGTTTGAACACCATGGGACTTGCAATTGACAGCTGGGCACTCCGCAACACAAAATTAGGAACAAGATGA
- the LOC135598692 gene encoding zinc finger CCCH domain-containing protein 14-like, giving the protein MEASRKRGPPDAANGSGPASKRTRESDSFQHGIGSKSKPCTKFFSTAGCPFGEGCHFLHYVPGGLQAVAQMNNLGNPALAPPVRNPAALSAIHDGAPAPAVKTRLCNKYNTAEGCKFGDRCNFAHGEQELGKPKVSSTDGPMAPPMGGRPGGRYEPVRRFEPVPPSTVGAAASFGVSATAKISVDASLSGAIIGKGGVNTKQICRLTGAKLSIREHESDPNLKNIELEGSFDQINRASAMVRELIVNISATTGLPARNSAPAATTGSRSNYKTKLCENFGKGSCSFGDRCHFAHGESELRRASG; this is encoded by the exons ATGGAAGCGTCTCGCAAGAGAGGGCCGCCGGACGCCGCCAATGGAAGCGGCCCTGCGTCGAAGCGGACAAGAG AATCGGACTCTTTCCAACATGGTATAGGAAGCAAATCGAAGCCATGCACCAAGTTTTTCAG CACTGCTGGTTGCCCATTTGGAGAGGGTTGCCATTTTCTCCATTATGTTCCTGGTGGCCTTCAGGCCGTTGCCCAGATGAACAACCTAGGCAACCCAGCACTCGCACCTCCTGTGAGGAACCCAGCAGCCCTTTCTGCCATTCATGATGGTGCTCCTGCGCCTGCTGTGAAGACCCGCTTATGTAACAAATACAACACAGCAGAAGGTTGTAAATTTGGAGACAGATGCAATTTTGCCCATGGAGAGCAGGAGCTTGGCAAACCAAAGGTATCATCCACTGATGGTCCAATGGCACCTCCAATGGGAGGAAGACCGGGAGGTCGATATGAGCCAGTTCGTCGATTTGAGCCAGTTCCCCCTTCTACCGTGGGTGCTGCTGCTAGCTTTGGAGTTTCTGCCACTGCAAAGATCAGTGTGGATGCATCTCTTTCTGGTGCCATCATTGGGAAGGGTGGAGTCAATACCAAACAGATTTGCCGCCTGACTGGAGCAAAGCTGTCGATACGGGAGCATGAGTCAGACCCTAACCTGAAGAACATTGAGCTGGAGGGATCGTTTGATCAGATTAATCGGGCAAGTGCAATGGTGAGAGAGCTAATCGTTAACATTAGTGCTACCACTGGGTTGCCAGCCAGGAATTCGGCTCCTGCAGCCACAACAGGCTCTCGGAGTAACTACAAGACTAAGTTGTGTGAAAACTTTGGCAAAGGGTCTTGTTCTTTTGGTGATCGGTGCCACTTCGCACATGGGGAAAGTGAGCTGCGCAGGGCTTCCGGGTGA